A DNA window from Drosophila sechellia strain sech25 chromosome X, ASM438219v1, whole genome shotgun sequence contains the following coding sequences:
- the LOC116802210 gene encoding NADH dehydrogenase [ubiquinone] 1 beta subcomplex subunit 1 codes for MVLGLDKRALWGALPLLGFAIGHFLDKKETERMTMFRDKSALYGRPGGSEGKAPSW; via the coding sequence ATGGTCTTGGGACTGGATAAGCGAGCTCTGTGGGGCGCGCTGCCCCTGCTGGGATTTGCCATTGGACACTTCCTGGACAAGAAGGAGACGGAGCGTATGACCATGTTCCGGGACAAGAGTGCCCTATACGGCCGTCCCGGCGGCAGCGAGGGTAAGGCGCCATCCTGGTAG
- the LOC116802211 gene encoding uncharacterized protein LOC116802211 translates to MGSGIVVQLARKYGAVIFFPTVAVGSIYADWSHTRQWKRQQLQLAHLAQLKDQR, encoded by the coding sequence ATGGGCAGTGGGATTGTGGTTCAATTGGCTCGAAAGTACGGCGCAGTGATATTCTTTCCCACTGTTGCAGTCGGATCGATTTACGCAGATTGGTCGCACACCCGCCAGTGGAAACGCCAGCAGCTCCAGTTGGCACACCTAGCCCAGCTGAAGGATCAGCGTTAA
- the LOC6620248 gene encoding general vesicular transport factor p115 produces the protein MEFLKSGIKTVLGSTEPGQQPSAAETVEKLVDRVYSSTLLEDRRDACRALKALSRKYRIEVGAQGMPPLVQVLQNDGQDAEIISYALDTLCNVVTSEEFDEEADNPTVSVNVGEQFTEMFIKTPEHVTLVMGYLDEYDFRVRRAAIQLITSLISNKTRELQDLILVSPMGVSKLMDLLTDSREVIRNDVLLLLIELTKSNSNIQKIVAFENAFDRLFEIVREEGCSDGGIVVEDCLILLLNLLKNNSSNQQFFKEGSYIQRLAPMFELSQDAEEVGWSPQKVSNFHCLLQVVRALVTPSNQQQVVAACQRVMQKSRLLHALCEILMSSGVPADILTETINAVAEVVRGDRDNQDELGRVMAPSSPPRPAIVVLLMSMINEKQLLALRCAVLYCFECFLYRNADGQRAVVQTLLPSSASDVSALSTGQLLCTGLFSTDALANWFSAVALMHSLVENVALKEELLRVLLATPGGQRPITLLEQCTNLMQQERYRLQSKVGLLMLLSLWLAHCPGAVKALLETQGTMAYLTAQLCSNEHDEREFLVQGMCAFLMGLCIQFNDNSLPGQKREDISQLIIKRIGQESFCSKLAEVSRHEAYSRACKQAQIRAKSAGELLLDFEYCKLYKGLEALIAKLVSGFDVDGIELTELTLSSEASALVSQYKGIIRGMDAQIQALQQSSKELEQENAELKEKLVEEQSLKAQLLDQNTLLKAQLGASTGQVQSAQGAETTPANEEELNAARYQANMYFAENIRLTKELETLRQQLSAEKQRADAAQDSLAAMQKDQEDLLELLADQEAKLTRYEEAIPTSNVAPSVPPAGEGSPIPSGTAGR, from the coding sequence ATGGAGTTCCTGAAGAGTGGCATCAAAACGGTGCTGGGCAGCACGGAGCCGGGTCAGCAACCGAGTGCCGCCGAGACGGTGGAGAAGCTGGTGGACCGTGTTTACTCCTCAACTCTCCTGGAGGATCGACGGGATGCCTGCCGAGCGCTAAAGGCCCTGTCCCGCAAGTACCGCATCGAGGTGGGCGCACAGGGCATGCCTCCGCTGGTCCAGGTGCTCCAGAACGACGGACAGGATGCAGAGATCATCAGCTATGCGCTGGACACACTGTGCAACGTGGTCACCAGCGAGGAGTTCGACGAGGAGGCTGACAATCCCACCGTTTCGGTGAATGTGGGCGAGCAGTTCACGGAGATGTTCATCAAGACGCCGGAGCATGTAACCCTGGTAATGGGCTATCTGGACGAGTACGATTTTCGAGTGCGTCGTGCCGCCATCCAACTGATTACGTCCCTAATCTCGAACAAGACGCGGGAACTGCAGGATCTGATTCTGGTCAGTCCGATGGGCGTTTCCAAGCTGATGGACCTGCTGACGGACAGCCGCGAAGTGATTCGCAACGATGTCCTTCTGCTTCTTATCGAACTGACCAAGAGCAACTCAAACATCCAGAAGATTGTGGCCTTTGAGAATGCCTTTGACCGCCTTTTTGAAATTGTCCGCGAGGAGGGCTGTTCGGATGGCGGAATTGTGGTGGAGGACTGCCTGATTCTGCTATTGAATCTCCTTAAGAACAACTCCAGTAATCAGCAGTTCTTCAAGGAAGGCAGCTATATCCAGCGATTGGCGCCGATGTTTGAGCTCTCACAGGATGCGGAAGAGGTTGGCTGGTCGCCACAAAAGGTCTCAAACTTCCATTGCCTGCTGCAGGTTGTGCGGGCACTGGTCACGCCCAGTAATCAACAGCAGGTGGTGGCCGCCTGCCAACGAGTCATGCAAAAGTCCCGACTGCTCCATGCTCTTTGCGAGATTCTGATGAGCAGTGGTGTCCCGGCGGATATACTCACGGAAACCATCAATGCAGTGGCCGAAGTGGTGCGCGGCGATCGGGACAACCAGGATGAATTGGGAAGAGTTATGGCTCCGAGCAGTCCACCGAGACCTGCCATTGTGGTCCTTCTTATGTCCATGATCAATGAGAAACAACTGCTGGCACTGCGCTGCGCCGTACTCTACTGCTTCGAGTGCTTTCTTTATCGCAATGCCGATGGCCAGCGGGCGGTGGTACAGACCCTGCTGCCCTCCAGTGCGTCCGATGTGAGTGCCCTTTCGACGGGACAACTCCTTTGCACCGGACTCTTCTCCACAGATGCGCTTGCCAACTGGTTCTCCGCTGTGGCCCTAATGCACTCACTCGTAGAGAATGTCGCCCTAAAGGAGGAACTACTGCGCGTACTGCTGGCCACTCCTGGTGGCCAAAGGCCTATCACGCTGCTCGAGCAGTGCACTAATCTCATGCAGCAGGAACGCTACCGTTTGCAAAGCAAGGTGGGTCTGCTAATGCTACTCAGCCTGTGGTTGGCCCATTGTCCTGGTGCTGTGAAGGCTTTGCTGGAAACACAGGGCACCATGGCCTATCTGACCGCTCAACTTTGCTCCAACGAGCACGATGAACGAGAGTTCCTTGTCCAGGGCATGTGCGCCTTCCTAATGGGCCTGTGCATCCAGTTCAATGACAACTCGCTGCCCGGGCAGAAGCGCGAGGACATCAGTCAGCTGATCATAAAGCGAATTGGCCAGGAGAGCTTCTGTAGCAAACTAGCAGAAGTTTCGCGACATGAGGCCTACAGTCGGGCATGCAAGCAGGCCCAGATCCGTGCCAAATCCGCTGGGGAACTACTGCTCGACTTCGAGTACTGCAAGCTGTACAAGGGACTGGAGGCGTTGATTGCCAAGCTGGTCAGCGGATTTGATGTAGATGGTATAGAACTGACCGAACTCACGTTGAGCTCGGAAGCTTCTGCACTGGTTTCCCAGTACAAGGGGATTATCCGCGGCATGGATGCCCAGATCCAAGCACTGCAGCAATCCTCCAAGGAACTGGAACAGGAGAATGCCGAGCTGAAGGAGAAACTCGTCGAGGAGCAGTCGCTCAAGGCACAGCTCTTGGACCAGAACACGCTGCTTAAGGCACAGTTGGGAGCCTCGACCGGTCAGGTGCAGTCCGCCCAAGGTGCGGAAACCACGCCGGCCAACGAGGAGGAGCTAAATGCCGCTCGCTACCAAGCCAACATGTACTTTGCCGAGAACATTCGTCTAACTAAGGAGCTGGAGACACTACGTCAGCAGTTATCAGCCGAAAAACAGCGTGCAGATGCGGCGCAAGATTCCCTGGCGGCGATGCAAAAGGATCAAGAAGATTTGCTCGAACTGCTGGCCGATCAGGAGGCCAAGCTAACGCGATACGAAGAAGCCATTCCGACTTCCAATGTAGCTCCAAGCGTGCCGCCGGCTGGGGAAGGAAGTCCCATCCCAAGTGGCACCGCCGGCAGGTAG
- the LOC116802023 gene encoding 40S ribosomal protein S6-like → MDPFLSMGNDLSNLGNFCHKPSNLGQSCDNISREQTIKMRLSVKRCVYIRGRVRLLKKRISCFRPPRIGVHKRKTVRRLIVDANMFVLSMVVLKKDSTPPLQGPMRSSSIRKIYTLSKKNVRLVVRAELQRKHKKKKKNSQTVQRKESKAKREKAKRCRSASNRESKSSVSSD, encoded by the exons ATGGACCCCTTTTTAAGCATGGGCAACGACCTAAGCAACCTGGGTAACTTCTGTCATAAGCCAAGCAACCTGGGTCAGTCTTGTGATAATATATCTAGAGAACAAACCATAAAAATGAGATTGTCTGTGAAACGTTGTGTGTATATTCGTG GCCGTGTGCGTCTCCTGAAGAAGAGAATCTCGTGCTTCCGTCCACCCCGCATTGGCGTGCACAAGCGCAAGACCGTGCGTAGACTCATCGTGGACGCCAACATGTTCGTGCTGTCTATGGTCGTGCTTAAGAAGGATAGCACCCCACCCCTCCAGGGACCCATGCGTTCCAGCAGTATACGCAAGATCTACACCTTGAGCAAGAAAAATGTGCGTCTGGTCGTCCGTGCTGAGCTGCAGCGCAAgcacaagaagaagaagaagaatagCCAGACCGTGCAACGCAAGGAGTCCAAGGCGAAGCGAGAGAAGGCCAAGCGCTGCCGTTCTGCCTCCAATCGCGAGTCCAAGAGCTCCGTCTCCAGCGACTAG
- the LOC6620249 gene encoding 40S ribosomal protein S6, with amino-acid sequence MKLNVSYPATGCQKLFEVVDEHKLRVFYEKRMGQVVEADILGDEWKGYQLRIAGGNDKQGFPMKQGVLTHGRVRLLLKKGHSCYRPRRTGERKRKSVRGCIVDANMSVLALVVLKKGEKDIPGLTDTTIPRRLGPKRASKIRKLYNLSKEDDVRRFVVRRPLPAKDNKKATSKAPKIQRLITPVVLQRKHRRIALKKKRQIASKEAAADYAKLLVQRKKESKAKREEAKRRRSASIRESKSSVSSDKK; translated from the exons ATGAAG CTCAACGTTTCCTATCCCGCGACGGGATGCCAAAAGCTGTTCGAAGTGGTTGACGAGCACAAGCTGCGCGTCTTCTACGAGAAGCGTATGGGCCAGGTTGTGGAGGCCGATATCCTCGGCGACGAGTGGAAGGGCTACCAGCTGCGCATCGCTGGCGGCAACGACAAGCAGGGATTCCCCATGAAGCAGGGTGTTTTGACCCACG GCCGTGTGCGTCTGCTCCTGAAGAAGGGACACTCGTGCTACCGTCCACGCCGCACTGGCGAGCGCAAGCGCAAGTCTGTGCGTGGATGCATCGTGGACGCCAACATGTCCGTGCTGGCTCTGGTCGTGCTGAAGAAGGGTGAGAAGGACATTCCCGGTCTCACCGACACCACCATCCCACGTCGCCTGGGACCCAAGCGTGCCAGCAAGATCCGCAAGCTCTACAACTTGAGCAAGGAAGATGATGTGCGTCGCTTCGTTGTGCGTCGCCCTTTGCCCGCCAAGGACAACAAGAAGGCTACCTCCAAGGCCCCCAAAATTCAGCGCCTGATCACCCCTGTTGTGCTGCAGCGCAAGCACCGTCGCATTGCGCTGAAGAAGAAGCGCCAGATCGCTTCCAAGGAGGCTGCCGCCGACTACGCCAAGCTGTTGGTGCAGCGCAAGAAGGAATCTAAGGCCAAGCGCGAGGAGGCCAAGCGCCGCCGTTCTGCCTCCATTCGCGAGTCCAAGAGCTCCGTCTCCAGCGACAAGAAGTAA
- the LOC6620251 gene encoding bystin produces MGKPKKANVATIKNVNLEKQITEGRVAKNKNKDKVKLRAEESANIDARSSQKILAAAKLQQLELDEENFPSLVTVKKVNFSLNDGHVQKDEEVNETDFMADLDMDDDDVAAFERFHKPAQEGKRTLHLSKMIMQKIQEKEADIHTKISDEGSLKIEEIDPKVKEMYEGVRDVLKRYRSGKIPKAFKIIPKLRNWEQILFITEPHNWSAAAMFQGTRIFCSVLSQAMAQRFYNLVLLPRVRDDLCEYKKLNMHLYNALKRALFKPAAFMKGIILPLLEGGDCTLREAIIFGSVVARSSIPVLHSSACLLKICEMAYSGANSIFIRYFLDKRYALPYRVVDAAVFHFLRFENDKRELPVLWHQSLLTFAQRYKNDISSEQRDALLQLLKKKSHFKITPDVRRELQAASCRDVEMMETDNGLAGQPAKMYTDADVEYEG; encoded by the exons ATGGGTAAGCCGAAGAAGGCCAACGTGGCAACTATAAAAAATGTGAATCTGGAGAAGCAGATCACCGAGGGCAGGGTAGCTAAAAACAAGAACAAGGATAAGGTCAAACTGCGGGCCGAGGAATCGGCG AACATCGATGCCAGGAGCAGTCAAAAGATCCTGGCCGCGGCCAAGCTGCAGCAGTTGGAGCTGGACGAGGAGAACTTTCCCAGTCTGGTGACCGTCAAGAAAGTCAACTTCAGTTTGA ATGATGGCCATGTCCAGAAGGATGAAGAGGTCAACGAGACTGACTTCATGGCCGACCTAGACATGGACGACGACGATGTGGCCGCGTTCGAGCGCTTCCACAAGCCAGCACAGGAGGGCAAGCGTACGTTGCACCTCTCCAAGATGATCATGCAGAAGATCCAGGAGAAGGAGGCCGACATACACACTAAAATCTCTGACGAGGGCTCACTAAAGATCGAGGAGATCGACCCGAAAGTGAAGGAGATGTACGAGGGCGTGCGCGATGTGTTGAAACGCTATCGTAGCGGCAAGATCCCTAAGGCCTTCAAGATCATACCCAAGCTGCGCAACTGGGAGCAGATCCTGTTCATCACTGAGCCCCATAATTGGAGCGCTGCCGCCATGTTCCAGGGCACCCGCATCTTCTGCTCGGTGCTGTCGCAGGCAATGGCCCAGAGGTTCTATAACCTGGTGCTCCTGCCACGAGTTCGCGATGATCTCTGCGAATATAAGAAGCTCAATATGCATCTGTACAATGCACTGAAGAGGGCTCTCTTCAAGCCGGCTGCCTTCATGAAGGGCATTATTCTGCCGCTGCTCGAGGGCGGCGATTGTACATTGCGCGAGGCCATCATTTTTGGCAGCGTAGTGGCCCGCAGCTCCATTCCCGTCCTGCACTCCTCCGCCTGCCTTCTGAAGATCTGCGAGATGGCCTATTCGGGAGCTAACTCCATATTCATCCGCTACTTTCTGGACAAGCGGTATGCTCTGCCCTATCGCGTCGTGGATGCCGCAGTCTTTCACTTTTTGAG ATTCGAGAACGACAAGCGTGAGTTACCAGTGCTATGGCACCAGAGCCTGCTCACCTTTGCCCAGCGCTACAAGAACGATATATCCTCCGAACAGCGGGATGcactgctgcagttgctcaa GAAGAAGAGCCATTTCAAGATTACACCCGATGTGAGGAGGGAGCTGCAGGCGGCCAGTTGTCGCGATGTGGAAATGATGGAGACGGATAATGGCCTGGCTGGGCAGCCAGCCAAGATGTACACGGATGCCGATGTAGAGTACGAGGGCTGA